From a single Planococcus shenhongbingii genomic region:
- a CDS encoding alpha-E domain-containing protein, translated as MLSRVANSLYWMSRNAERAENNARILDVQLLQMIEASDEELVRESDWKLTYEICSSWQELNQLKSLSPYNDDQLIHYLAMSDNNWNSIANCVRLIRENARVSRDHITDDYWEVWNSCYLALQNIDTQQCLTGEIREFLDLVRTTSLTSQGIIESTMQRGVEYQIIKIGKWLERAEKTARILNVVCERTYEQQLQEQTEDYYYWLSALRMTKGYEAYLKAHLPKMDPRQVLSFLISDKSFPRSIRYCLDHVRDAVDELEEGKVSHYSWELFAKLDEVRTEFDEIDIDQLSADEMMDFLNHFQDGCNEIGQLFSKTYYLIDPSTEETADSQTQTQFQSNSTKGITTMKYKVEHANIFKYETIVDQSMNSIRLKPKTDETQRLLSYRADITPATLTKEHIDIWGNDVETFFIAEHHENLEVKTTSIVSIQKSPFIHRIEYSPEMNAIFHSKLFSEQYMAYLSNTSYTYLSSEQIEQIGRDLGEMTNPVQFSIDVMGYLHDRFTYDGESTTVSTKAEESYDLMKGVCQDITHVMLGILRGNQIPARYVSGYLYVGENSALVGDAASHAWVEVMVPGIGWVGLDPTNNVEALEHHIRVGVGRDYNDVSPVQGVYRGGSQSLDVKVSVSLLDQ; from the coding sequence ATGCTAAGCCGTGTAGCCAACTCATTATATTGGATGTCACGAAATGCGGAACGCGCTGAAAATAATGCCCGCATTCTGGATGTACAATTGCTGCAGATGATTGAAGCATCTGATGAAGAACTGGTCCGGGAAAGTGACTGGAAACTGACGTATGAAATTTGTTCGTCGTGGCAGGAGTTGAATCAGCTCAAGTCTTTGTCGCCTTATAATGATGATCAACTGATTCATTATTTGGCCATGTCGGATAATAACTGGAATTCGATTGCCAATTGTGTTCGGTTAATAAGAGAAAATGCACGGGTCAGCAGAGACCATATAACGGATGATTACTGGGAAGTTTGGAACAGCTGTTATTTAGCGTTGCAGAACATTGATACTCAACAATGTTTGACAGGCGAGATCCGGGAGTTTCTGGATTTGGTGAGAACCACTTCCCTGACTTCACAAGGTATTATTGAATCCACCATGCAGCGGGGTGTGGAGTATCAGATTATCAAAATCGGCAAATGGCTGGAGCGAGCTGAAAAAACAGCGCGAATACTAAATGTCGTCTGTGAGCGGACTTATGAACAGCAGCTGCAGGAACAAACTGAAGATTATTATTATTGGCTGTCAGCTTTAAGGATGACTAAAGGCTATGAAGCTTATTTAAAAGCCCATCTGCCTAAAATGGATCCGCGCCAGGTTCTGAGTTTCCTGATTTCCGACAAGTCTTTCCCACGCTCAATCCGCTACTGTCTGGATCACGTAAGAGATGCGGTGGATGAATTGGAAGAAGGGAAAGTTTCACACTATTCTTGGGAGCTTTTTGCGAAGCTTGATGAAGTAAGGACGGAATTTGATGAAATCGATATAGACCAGCTTTCTGCCGACGAAATGATGGATTTCTTAAATCATTTCCAGGATGGCTGCAATGAAATTGGCCAGCTTTTCTCAAAGACTTATTATTTGATCGATCCTTCAACGGAAGAAACAGCCGACAGCCAAACCCAAACTCAATTTCAATCTAATAGTACGAAGGGAATTACCACTATGAAGTATAAAGTCGAGCATGCGAATATATTCAAATACGAAACGATCGTTGACCAGAGCATGAATTCCATCCGATTGAAACCGAAGACAGATGAAACGCAGCGCCTATTATCTTATCGGGCTGACATCACTCCGGCTACACTTACGAAAGAGCATATCGATATCTGGGGAAATGATGTAGAGACGTTTTTCATTGCAGAGCACCATGAGAACCTGGAAGTTAAGACGACGAGTATTGTCAGTATCCAGAAAAGCCCGTTTATCCACCGCATTGAGTATTCGCCGGAAATGAATGCCATTTTCCATTCCAAATTATTCAGTGAGCAATATATGGCTTACTTAAGCAATACATCGTATACGTATTTGAGTTCTGAGCAAATCGAGCAGATTGGAAGAGACTTAGGCGAAATGACGAATCCGGTGCAATTCTCGATTGATGTGATGGGGTATCTGCACGACCGCTTTACTTATGACGGCGAGTCGACGACGGTCTCAACAAAAGCAGAGGAATCGTACGATCTGATGAAAGGTGTGTGCCAGGATATCACCCATGTCATGCTCGGAATTTTGCGCGGCAATCAAATTCCAGCCCGCTATGTCAGCGGTTATTTATATGTCGGAGAAAATTCGGCGCTTGTCGGTGATGCTGCCAGCCATGCCTGGGTGGAAGTAATGGTGCCTGGGATCGGCTGGGTAGGGCTTGATCCGACAAATAATGTAGAAGCTCTTGAACACCATATACGCGTTGGAGTTGGCCGTGACTACAACGACGTCAGCCCTGTGCAAGGTGTATACAGAGGGGGCAGCCAATCGCTCGACGTCAAAGTCTCTGTCAGCTTGTTGGATCAATAA
- a CDS encoding circularly permuted type 2 ATP-grasp protein: MFKSYNVKPFFDEMFTAEGLPKPHYQKFYEMLTRFSKDDLKEKHETAQLSFLRQGITFTVYNNNVGTERTMPFDFVPIIISPEEWKTIEKGMIQRTEALNRFLDDVYHDQQILEDGVVPRRLVEENPYYYAKQVKGIDIPLKNHIFLAGIDLIRDENGKYHVLEDNLRNPSGMSYVYQNRYVMRQVYPEFFSKHSVHALEHQLSHLHEAILDHAPKATGDKAFAVLLTPGMYNSAYYDHVFLAQQMGIDLVEGRDLIVRNNIVYMKSIRGLKRVDIIYRRIDDDFLDPEAFREDSALGVPGLVKAYRHGNVAILNGIGNGVADDKAIYAYVPEMIRYYLKEEPIIDNVKTYLLDNPEEREWVLEHLEELVVKNVGASGGYDMLVGPHASQELIEKFREKIIEAPHQYIAQPTIKLSRAPAYQGEEFYPCHVDLRVFVMRGAETRVLPGGLSRVALKKGSLVVNSSQGGGGKDTWVYKEKEERGAL; encoded by the coding sequence ATGTTTAAATCGTATAACGTAAAACCATTTTTTGATGAGATGTTCACGGCTGAAGGTTTGCCGAAGCCCCATTATCAGAAATTTTATGAGATGCTTACCCGATTTTCAAAAGATGATTTAAAAGAAAAACATGAAACGGCTCAACTTTCCTTCTTGCGCCAAGGCATTACGTTTACAGTGTACAACAATAATGTAGGCACTGAGAGGACGATGCCTTTCGATTTTGTTCCGATTATCATTTCACCTGAAGAATGGAAAACGATTGAAAAAGGGATGATTCAGCGGACAGAAGCCCTCAACCGTTTTTTAGACGATGTTTACCACGATCAGCAAATCCTCGAAGACGGCGTGGTTCCCCGAAGACTGGTCGAAGAAAACCCTTATTATTATGCGAAGCAAGTGAAAGGAATCGATATCCCACTAAAAAACCACATCTTCTTAGCAGGCATCGATTTAATCCGCGACGAGAATGGAAAATACCATGTTCTCGAAGACAATTTGCGGAACCCTTCAGGGATGTCCTACGTTTATCAGAACCGTTATGTAATGCGCCAAGTATATCCCGAATTCTTTTCCAAACATTCGGTCCATGCCCTTGAACATCAGCTGTCTCATTTACATGAGGCAATTTTGGATCATGCGCCTAAAGCGACGGGAGATAAAGCTTTTGCGGTGCTGCTGACTCCTGGAATGTACAATTCTGCCTATTACGACCATGTTTTTTTAGCGCAGCAAATGGGCATCGATTTGGTTGAAGGGCGGGATTTGATAGTCAGAAATAATATTGTGTATATGAAGTCTATCCGGGGGCTGAAGCGGGTAGATATTATTTATCGCCGCATTGATGATGACTTTTTGGATCCAGAGGCTTTCCGGGAAGATTCTGCTCTTGGAGTTCCAGGATTGGTGAAGGCTTACCGCCACGGCAATGTGGCTATTCTAAACGGCATCGGCAACGGAGTTGCAGACGATAAAGCGATTTATGCCTATGTTCCTGAAATGATCCGCTACTATTTAAAAGAAGAACCGATTATCGACAATGTGAAGACTTATCTGCTAGATAATCCTGAAGAGCGTGAATGGGTGCTTGAACATCTGGAAGAATTGGTAGTAAAGAATGTCGGCGCATCCGGAGGCTATGACATGCTTGTTGGCCCACATGCATCCCAAGAGCTTATTGAAAAATTCCGGGAGAAAATCATAGAAGCCCCGCACCAGTATATTGCTCAGCCGACCATTAAATTATCAAGAGCTCCGGCGTATCAAGGAGAAGAATTTTATCCTTGCCACGTAGATTTGCGGGTCTTTGTGATGAGAGGAGCCGAAACCCGAGTGCTTCCAGGGGGGTTGTCCCGTGTTGCATTGAAAAAAGGTTCGCTCGTCGTCAACTCTTCTCAAGGCGGAGGCGGAAAAGATACCTGGGTATATAAAGAAAAAGAAGAGAGGGGGGCTCTTTAA
- a CDS encoding HD-GYP domain-containing protein: MKGLNILKNKYLETVKNGSTSLSLLGRGDGVELMKQTVLKDKLIILFPAEDSNVQEFFYILSGTFEVEVDEEKVEIGPDDFFAATGLKEAINFYAKTDVTFLSVSTAPVFHSLSNEINELRKIGEIVEQKDRYTFKHSSRVSKYAVKTATMMNLGRAQIQNLFIASILHDIGKINIPEEVLKKPDKLTDEEFELIKKHPGDGADMLRKTAYADLADIVEQHHERVNGRGYPFGLKGEEILVEAKIIGVCDTFDAMTEDRAYRKAFTAQYAIDEIKRLAGIQYDPEVVKAFEQVMLEEGRLS; encoded by the coding sequence GTGAAGGGCTTGAACATTTTAAAGAACAAGTACTTGGAAACCGTTAAAAACGGTTCTACGTCCCTGAGTCTATTAGGCCGTGGAGATGGTGTCGAGCTGATGAAGCAAACTGTATTAAAAGACAAATTAATAATTCTCTTTCCTGCAGAAGACTCTAATGTTCAGGAGTTTTTCTATATATTGAGTGGTACATTTGAGGTTGAAGTTGATGAAGAGAAAGTAGAGATTGGTCCTGATGACTTTTTTGCTGCCACTGGCTTAAAGGAAGCAATTAATTTTTATGCTAAGACAGACGTTACTTTTTTGTCAGTTTCTACGGCTCCAGTATTTCACTCGCTTAGCAACGAAATCAATGAATTACGTAAAATTGGGGAAATCGTTGAACAAAAAGACCGCTATACATTTAAACATAGTTCTCGAGTGTCAAAATATGCAGTAAAAACCGCTACAATGATGAATTTAGGGAGAGCCCAAATTCAGAACCTCTTTATCGCTTCAATCCTCCATGACATCGGAAAAATCAATATCCCGGAAGAGGTACTGAAAAAACCCGATAAATTGACAGACGAAGAGTTTGAATTAATTAAAAAGCACCCAGGTGACGGAGCCGACATGTTACGTAAAACGGCATACGCTGATTTAGCAGATATTGTGGAACAGCATCATGAACGGGTAAATGGCCGGGGATATCCTTTCGGATTGAAAGGCGAAGAAATATTAGTCGAAGCGAAAATTATCGGTGTTTGTGATACTTTTGATGCAATGACCGAAGACCGCGCATACCGCAAAGCTTTTACAGCGCAGTATGCGATAGATGAAATCAAACGGCTGGCCGGCATTCAATACGATCCGGAAGTTGTAAAGGCATTTGAACAGGTGATGCTTGAAGAAGGCAGACTTTCCTAA
- a CDS encoding glutamate synthase subunit beta gives MGKATGFMEYNRQTLKERNPAERTKDWSDYTIPLSDEEVRKQGARCMDCGVPTCQSGMELNGVTTGCPVYHLIPEWNDLVYRGQWKEALRREHVMNNFPEFTGIACPAPCEGACVLGINEPPVAIRTVERSIIERGFAEGWVVPEPPETRTGKKVAVIGSGPAGLAAAAQLNKAGHLVTVFERSDRVGGLLTYGIPEMKLSYDVVMRRVRILEQEGITFVPNTEVGKDYPVSALRSDFDAVIMCAGATIHRDLQVEGRELKGVHYAMDFLHANTKSLLDSNLEDGQYISAEGKNVIVIGGGDTGTDCLATAVRHNCDSLVQFDVYDKKGALRDEAGNPWPQYPRIHRVEYGQKEAAAAFGDDPRAYAVMTKKFVGNEEGHVKEVHTVNVKLKIGEDGKRIREEIPGTEKVWKADLVLLAIGFSGPDQNLIQKLDVETKANSTVKAEYGKYATNIEGIFAAGDMRRGQSLIVWAINEGREAARECDRFLMGSTVLP, from the coding sequence ATGGGAAAAGCGACTGGATTTATGGAATACAACCGCCAGACACTGAAAGAACGCAATCCAGCGGAGCGGACGAAAGACTGGTCTGATTACACGATTCCGTTGTCAGATGAAGAAGTGAGAAAGCAAGGCGCACGCTGCATGGATTGTGGCGTGCCCACTTGCCAGTCGGGAATGGAGCTTAACGGAGTGACAACCGGTTGCCCGGTTTATCACCTGATTCCCGAATGGAACGATCTTGTTTACCGGGGGCAATGGAAAGAGGCATTACGCCGTGAACATGTCATGAATAATTTCCCGGAATTTACAGGCATCGCTTGTCCGGCTCCATGCGAAGGAGCTTGTGTGCTGGGAATCAACGAACCGCCAGTTGCCATCCGGACGGTTGAGCGCTCCATTATTGAGCGCGGCTTTGCAGAAGGCTGGGTTGTTCCGGAACCGCCAGAAACACGCACTGGCAAAAAAGTGGCAGTCATCGGCTCAGGACCTGCGGGGCTCGCGGCAGCTGCCCAGCTCAACAAGGCGGGGCATCTGGTGACAGTGTTTGAAAGAAGCGACCGTGTAGGCGGTCTTTTGACATACGGCATTCCTGAAATGAAATTATCTTACGACGTGGTCATGCGCCGTGTCCGCATTCTCGAGCAGGAAGGCATCACATTCGTCCCCAATACCGAAGTCGGAAAAGATTACCCGGTTTCAGCGCTTCGTTCAGACTTTGATGCAGTTATCATGTGTGCAGGCGCTACCATTCATCGGGATCTTCAAGTAGAAGGAAGAGAGCTGAAAGGAGTCCATTATGCGATGGATTTTCTTCATGCCAATACCAAAAGCCTGCTCGATTCCAATCTGGAAGACGGTCAGTATATCTCGGCGGAAGGAAAGAATGTAATTGTCATCGGTGGTGGAGATACTGGGACAGACTGTTTAGCAACAGCCGTCCGGCATAATTGCGACAGCCTCGTCCAATTCGATGTATATGATAAAAAAGGAGCCCTCCGCGACGAAGCCGGAAATCCATGGCCTCAATATCCGCGTATTCACCGTGTAGAATACGGCCAAAAAGAAGCGGCTGCTGCATTTGGTGATGATCCAAGAGCTTATGCTGTCATGACAAAGAAATTTGTCGGCAATGAAGAAGGGCATGTAAAAGAAGTCCATACTGTCAACGTTAAACTGAAAATCGGGGAAGACGGGAAGCGGATTCGTGAAGAAATTCCAGGGACAGAAAAAGTATGGAAAGCGGACTTGGTGCTGCTCGCTATCGGTTTTAGCGGACCAGATCAAAACCTGATTCAAAAGCTGGATGTGGAAACGAAAGCCAATTCCACCGTAAAAGCCGAATATGGCAAATATGCTACCAATATAGAAGGCATATTTGCAGCAGGTGATATGCGCAGGGGGCAAAGTTTAATAGTCTGGGCAATCAACGAAGGCCGGGAAGCAGCAAGAGAATGCGACCGCTTTTTAATGGGATCTACAGTATTGCCATAA
- the gltB gene encoding glutamate synthase large subunit has product MRMKEYPSQQGLYHPDQEHEACGIGMIANINGEKSHAIVQNAINILCNLEHRGGQSSDTSTGDGAGILTQIPHRFFLKQCDKEGITLPDEGKYGIGMLFMPKDYDLRMEIKDIILRIVKEEGQNCLGWRPVPVNDSFVGKVASKTKPVIRQVFIGASEDLTDRMDLERRLYIIRKRIEQEMGNDEKYKDVYFSSLSSSTIVYKGMLIPEQLDSFYIDLNHPEFKSAVALVHSRFSTNTFPSWQRSHPNRYSIHNGEFNTLRGNVNWMRARQLLCTSPYFNEEDLKKVLPVIDETGSDSSMFDNCFEFLHLSGRSLAHTAMMMVPEPWVNDPTIKQEKKDFYEYHSTLMEPWDGPAALVFTDGRQIAACLDRNGLRPARYYVTKSGMIVLGSEVGALDIFADDIIYKERLHPGKMLLVDLEAGKIIPDEEIKLQIAAELPYKDWLEENMVNLDDLPEPDMNANNNTDLASVLLEQQLAFGYTTEELQKIIKPLATEGKDPVGSMGYDSPLAVLSKKPQLLYNYFKQLFAQVTNPPIDAIREHIITSARTTIGAEGNLVQPVPESSRHIRLETPILTNLQLEKLLQQKHAEFKAVTLPIVFPKSGGPSAMEQELEALFLKADQAFEEGATLLILSDRGVNKEYAAIPALLAVSGLHHHLIRQGTRTRLSLLIESGEPREVHHFAALLGYGAEGINPYLAFRSIKELIAIEDMAGTTYEEAEETYVNAVTDGIIKVLSKMGISTIQSYRGAQIFEAVGIHMDVIDRYFTRTSSRLGGIGLEIIAKEVLMRHEQGYPERKAGDQSLQTGDEFQYRANGETHQYNPVTIHTLQHACRTNNYEVFKKYTGLLTKETSNVQSLRGLMAFKERTPVPIEEVESIEEICARFKTGAMSFGSISQEAHEALAIAMNRIGGRSNSGEGGEQVSRFIPDANGDNRRSAIKQVASGRFGVTSHYLVNADEIQIKVAQGAKPGEGGHLPGKKVYPWVAEVRGSTPGVELISPPPHHDIYSIEDLAELIFNLKNANPTARISVKLVSAVGVGTIAAGVAKGRADLVLISGYDGGTGAAPKTSLKHTGLPWEIGLAETHQTLMLNGLRDRIVVETDGKMMTGRDVVIAALLGAEEYGFSTAPLVVLGCIMMRVCHLDTCPVGIATQNPELRKKYMGDPDHVANFMRFIAREARELMAELGFRTINEMIGRTDVLEANKAIDHWKAEGIDLSALLYQPDLPEKVGRYATIKQNHGLEHTLDCQELLPRCEKAIETGERVEVTTAIRNIHRATGTIVGSAISKKYGAKGLPEDTIKLNFKGSAGQAFGAFTPKGMTLKLVGDANDFVGKGLSGGKIITYPASDSTFLPENNIIIGNVAFYGASAGEAYIYGLAGERFAVRNSGAKIVVEGVGDHGCEYMTGGRVAILGKTGKNFAAGMSGGIAYVLDEEGTFGKRCNAEMVHLQPMADPAEIEELREMITKHVSYTNSKNAKRLLANWDIYSAKFVRVIPKAYLKINERISNLQNSGMSKFDAEMAAFEESKMAGAGK; this is encoded by the coding sequence ATGAGAATGAAAGAATATCCATCACAACAGGGGCTTTATCATCCCGATCAAGAGCATGAGGCATGCGGCATCGGTATGATCGCCAATATCAACGGTGAAAAATCGCATGCGATTGTGCAAAATGCCATAAATATCCTTTGCAATCTTGAGCATCGTGGCGGCCAATCTTCGGATACAAGTACAGGAGATGGAGCAGGCATCCTTACGCAAATCCCCCATAGATTTTTTCTGAAACAATGTGATAAAGAAGGTATCACTTTACCGGATGAAGGAAAATACGGAATTGGTATGTTGTTCATGCCAAAAGATTACGACCTACGTATGGAAATTAAAGACATCATTCTTCGGATTGTAAAAGAAGAAGGACAAAACTGTCTAGGTTGGCGTCCAGTTCCAGTCAATGATTCATTCGTCGGTAAAGTGGCATCTAAAACAAAACCGGTCATTCGCCAAGTATTTATCGGCGCTTCAGAAGATTTAACAGACCGGATGGACTTGGAACGCCGGCTTTACATCATTCGCAAACGCATTGAACAGGAAATGGGCAATGACGAAAAGTACAAAGATGTGTATTTCAGCAGTCTTTCATCCAGTACCATTGTTTATAAAGGCATGCTGATTCCGGAGCAGCTGGATTCATTCTATATTGATCTCAACCATCCGGAATTCAAATCGGCAGTCGCACTTGTCCATTCCCGTTTCAGTACGAACACATTCCCCAGCTGGCAGCGTTCCCATCCAAACCGGTACTCGATCCACAACGGCGAGTTCAATACGCTAAGAGGAAATGTCAATTGGATGCGGGCCCGCCAGCTGCTTTGCACGTCGCCGTACTTTAATGAAGAAGATTTGAAGAAAGTATTGCCGGTCATCGATGAAACCGGAAGTGACTCGTCCATGTTTGACAATTGCTTTGAATTTTTGCATTTATCAGGCAGATCCCTTGCGCACACGGCCATGATGATGGTTCCGGAGCCTTGGGTGAACGATCCGACGATCAAGCAAGAGAAAAAGGATTTTTATGAATATCACAGTACGCTAATGGAGCCTTGGGACGGCCCGGCTGCTCTAGTCTTTACGGATGGGCGGCAGATTGCGGCATGTCTGGACCGCAATGGACTGCGGCCTGCCCGCTACTATGTCACCAAAAGCGGCATGATCGTCCTTGGTTCTGAAGTAGGGGCACTGGATATTTTTGCGGATGACATCATCTATAAAGAACGGCTGCATCCGGGCAAAATGCTTTTAGTAGATCTGGAAGCCGGAAAAATCATTCCGGATGAGGAAATTAAGCTGCAAATCGCAGCGGAGCTTCCTTACAAAGACTGGCTTGAAGAAAATATGGTAAATCTGGATGACCTGCCTGAACCCGACATGAACGCGAATAACAACACGGACCTAGCGTCCGTGTTGCTGGAACAGCAATTGGCTTTCGGCTATACAACGGAAGAACTGCAGAAAATCATTAAACCACTGGCTACAGAAGGAAAAGATCCGGTTGGTTCAATGGGCTACGATTCTCCTTTGGCTGTTTTATCCAAAAAGCCGCAGCTTTTATATAACTATTTCAAACAGCTGTTTGCGCAAGTGACAAACCCGCCGATCGATGCGATCCGGGAGCATATCATTACTTCTGCCCGCACGACGATCGGAGCGGAAGGAAACCTGGTGCAGCCTGTACCGGAAAGCAGCCGGCATATCCGCTTGGAAACACCTATTTTGACCAATCTTCAATTGGAAAAGCTGCTCCAGCAAAAGCATGCTGAATTCAAGGCAGTGACGCTTCCGATTGTATTTCCCAAATCAGGAGGTCCTTCAGCGATGGAACAAGAGCTGGAGGCATTGTTCCTGAAAGCGGATCAGGCGTTTGAAGAAGGGGCTACTTTGCTGATTTTGTCGGACCGCGGCGTTAATAAGGAATATGCAGCGATACCGGCATTATTGGCGGTTTCCGGGCTGCATCATCATCTGATCCGCCAAGGTACACGGACGAGACTAAGCCTCTTAATCGAATCGGGGGAACCGCGTGAAGTGCACCATTTTGCAGCGCTATTAGGATACGGCGCAGAAGGGATCAATCCTTATCTGGCTTTCCGCTCAATCAAAGAATTAATAGCAATAGAAGATATGGCGGGCACCACTTACGAAGAAGCGGAAGAGACCTATGTCAATGCGGTGACGGATGGCATCATTAAAGTGCTTTCGAAGATGGGGATCTCAACGATTCAAAGTTACCGGGGAGCGCAGATCTTTGAAGCAGTCGGCATTCACATGGATGTTATTGACCGCTATTTCACCCGTACTTCTTCACGACTTGGAGGCATCGGACTTGAAATCATTGCCAAAGAAGTGCTGATGCGCCATGAACAGGGCTATCCGGAGCGCAAAGCAGGAGACCAGTCGCTGCAAACAGGCGATGAATTTCAGTACCGGGCAAACGGGGAGACCCACCAATACAATCCGGTTACAATTCATACATTGCAGCATGCCTGCCGCACCAATAACTATGAAGTCTTCAAGAAGTATACAGGGCTTTTAACGAAAGAAACTTCGAATGTCCAGTCGCTTCGCGGTTTGATGGCATTTAAAGAACGGACGCCTGTGCCGATTGAGGAAGTGGAGTCGATCGAAGAAATCTGTGCACGCTTCAAAACCGGTGCTATGTCATTTGGTTCCATCAGCCAAGAAGCGCATGAAGCATTGGCTATCGCCATGAACCGGATTGGCGGCCGAAGCAATTCAGGAGAAGGTGGCGAACAAGTTTCACGCTTTATACCGGATGCCAACGGCGACAACCGCCGAAGTGCCATCAAGCAAGTAGCATCCGGCCGTTTCGGTGTGACGAGCCATTATTTGGTCAATGCCGATGAAATTCAGATTAAAGTAGCTCAAGGCGCGAAACCCGGAGAAGGCGGCCACTTGCCAGGTAAAAAAGTTTATCCGTGGGTTGCTGAAGTACGCGGCTCGACACCGGGTGTGGAACTGATTTCTCCGCCGCCGCATCATGATATCTACTCAATTGAAGATTTGGCGGAGTTGATCTTTAACTTGAAGAACGCCAATCCGACGGCCCGCATCAGCGTCAAGCTTGTATCTGCTGTTGGAGTAGGGACGATTGCAGCCGGTGTTGCCAAAGGACGGGCAGATCTCGTGCTGATCAGCGGCTATGACGGAGGAACGGGGGCAGCACCGAAAACCAGCTTAAAGCATACCGGGCTGCCTTGGGAAATCGGACTGGCGGAAACGCATCAGACATTGATGCTGAATGGTTTGCGTGACCGGATTGTCGTTGAGACCGACGGTAAAATGATGACTGGCCGCGATGTCGTAATCGCAGCGCTATTGGGAGCAGAAGAATATGGCTTTTCCACTGCGCCGCTTGTCGTTCTAGGGTGTATTATGATGCGCGTATGCCATTTGGATACATGTCCGGTTGGCATAGCGACACAAAACCCGGAACTTCGGAAAAAGTATATGGGAGATCCTGACCATGTTGCCAACTTTATGCGCTTTATCGCAAGAGAAGCCCGTGAATTGATGGCAGAGCTCGGATTCCGTACGATCAATGAAATGATTGGCCGCACAGATGTCCTTGAAGCCAATAAAGCGATTGACCATTGGAAAGCGGAAGGCATTGATTTGTCCGCATTGCTGTATCAGCCGGACCTGCCGGAAAAAGTGGGGCGCTATGCAACCATCAAACAAAACCATGGTTTGGAGCACACTCTAGATTGCCAGGAATTGCTGCCGCGCTGTGAAAAAGCGATCGAAACCGGAGAACGCGTCGAAGTGACTACTGCTATCCGCAATATTCACCGCGCCACTGGAACAATTGTCGGAAGTGCCATATCCAAAAAATACGGGGCAAAAGGACTGCCGGAAGATACCATCAAGTTGAATTTCAAGGGATCGGCGGGCCAAGCTTTTGGAGCGTTTACGCCAAAAGGGATGACGTTGAAATTGGTTGGAGACGCGAACGACTTTGTCGGAAAAGGCTTATCCGGAGGCAAAATCATCACATATCCTGCGAGTGATTCGACGTTTCTGCCGGAAAATAATATTATTATCGGCAATGTCGCCTTTTACGGTGCTTCTGCCGGTGAAGCATATATATATGGATTAGCGGGTGAACGTTTTGCCGTTCGAAACAGCGGTGCGAAAATTGTTGTTGAAGGCGTCGGCGACCACGGCTGCGAATACATGACCGGCGGCCGTGTTGCCATTCTCGGCAAGACAGGCAAGAACTTTGCTGCCGGGATGTCCGGCGGGATCGCTTATGTATTGGACGAAGAAGGCACTTTCGGAAAGCGCTGCAATGCAGAAATGGTCCACCTGCAGCCCATGGCCGATCCTGCAGAAATCGAAGAACTGCGTGAAATGATTACGAAGCATGTCAGTTATACCAATAGTAAGAACGCCAAACGCCTCTTGGCAAATTGGGATATTTACTCGGCGAAGTTTGTGCGGGTCATTCCAAAAGCTTACCTTAAAATCAATGAACGAATCAGTAATCTGCAAAACAGCGGCATGTCTAAATTTGATGCTGAAATGGCGGCATTTGAAGAAAGTAAAATGGCTGGAGCAGGAAAATAA